Sequence from the [Bacteroides] pectinophilus genome:
TAATTAATTCCATCCGTTCCCTGGCTCTCACCGTCACATATATCCGTACAATAATACCTTGCTCCGAATCCGCCCTCTTCTGCTATGCCCTTGCGCACCTCTTCCACAAGAATGTTAAGATGTCCGCTTCCTGGATGACTGTCGCCATATGTACTCTCAATCATCACCTGTACCTTTCCGAGGTCTTCCTTCTTCCATCCTGTACCAATTCTCAGCGGATCCATTTCCGGAGCTGACTTTCTCATTTCCTGACTGATTAAACACATAATATTATCCTGCCTTTCTTTTTATTTTAATAACTTCATCTGCTCTAACTTCTTATATACTTCATCCTTATCCTTTTCATCCACACACATCTCTACGTTGTCAAACTGTGGAAGACTGAATACACCAAGCATTGACTTTGCGTCAACAACATATCTTCCGCACGCAAGATCAACACTGTCTGTACACTTTTCTGCTATCTGGACCAGATGCTTTGCATCTGTCATGCTGTTCAGATATACCGGTATACGTATCATTCTACAACCTCCTCCATTCTGTAACCTGGCGCTCATGTGCCGCCGTCAGATTAAAAGCATCAGGCAAATATCGAAATCACCAGACTAACTGCCAGTGACGTCACGCCTATAAGCGTCTCCATAACCGTCCATGATTTCAAAGTTGTTTTCTCATCTATCTCGAGGAATGTTCCAACAAGCCAGAATCCTGCATCATTGACATGACTTAAAGCTGTTGCGCCTCCGCATATTGCACAGCACATAGCCGCCCTGTACAACACACTTGTTGCCATAACCGCAGGCATTGTTGCCATTATTCCCGATGCCATCGTCATTGCTACCATGGAACTGCCAACCGATGCCCTTACCAGCAATGCTATAAAGAATGCTACAAGAATAAGCGGCATTCCGCTTTTTTCAAGCGCAGGGCCTATTATATAACCAAGTCCCGAATCCTGGAGCATCCATCTTATTACACCTCCGCTCGCTATTACGAGCAGTATCATCCCAACCGGCCTCAGCGAATGATCCAGTATCTTCTTAAGCTGGGCTCCGGTATATCCGCGCCTGATCCCCAGAAAATACATGGCAGCAAGTGTTGCCACCGTCAGTGCAAGAAACGGTTTTCCTATAAACGACAGTACATTCTGTACTCCCTCCGGTATCGGCATATATTTAGACACTGTGCTTATCAGTATCAATATAAGCGGGATAAGTATTACCCCAAGTACAAGTCCAAACGGAGGCAGCTCTCTTGAATCATCCTTTATCTCCTCTACATTAACAGGGAGTCCGGTAAATATCCTGTTTCCTATGAACCTTCCCCACACCACTCCGGCAACTATCATACATATTAACGCTGTCGGTATTCCGACCATAATCATTACTCCAAGGCTAACTCCAAGCGAGTCCGCAACAAGTACTGAACCTGCTGACGGCGGAACGAATGCATATCCGCTTGCAAGACCTGCAAGAAGCGGAATTGCATAATACAATGTTGACTTTTTAGTCTGCTTTGCGACACTGAATGCAAGCGGTATAAGTACCACAACGCCCGCTTCAAAAAAAACGGTAGTACCTATAACAAGTCCTGTAATTCCAAGCGCCACCCCTGCCTTTCTCTGTCCGAGTCTGTCTATAAGTGTCTTGGCTATTCTCTGAGCTCCTCCGCTGACTTCAAGTATTCCTCCGAACATTGAACCAAGTCCGACAAGCAGTGCTATTCCCTGAAGTGTTTTCCCAACGCCCTTCTCAACAGTTTCCGATATCATTGTAAGCGGCATCCCGGCGCCAACACCTATCACTATAGCTGCAATCATCATAGATATAACCGGATGAAGTTTAAATCTGATTATCAATACCAATAGCACAATAATTCCTACTGCTGCCGCTATCAACAACCTTGTTGGATCTGCAACAAACACCGTCTGCTCCATAGCGTATTCCCTCCTATACATGTGATGTATTTTAAAATATACATCATACCTATCTGCTGTTTTTCGTTACTTTTGTCAATTGACATCGTTTTTTACATCAAATTCATCTGATGTATTTATAATATAATCATTTATACAAAAAAGCAATATCGTAAAAATGCTTAATTATTTATGCGTTTTTTGTGCATTTTGTTCATTTTGAAATTCTCAAAAAAATATTATAATACTATACAATGCTTGTAATTGCGGCGCTTTACATATAGCATCCGCAATTCCGGGTTCAAGAAAGGAGAAGTCATATGATGAATTCAGAGTCTGATGACAGAAATCTTCCTCAGAAGATTTCCGAAGACATAATTTCTTTTATACTGGATAACCATCTCAAGCCGGGTGACAGACTTCCTAATGAAGCCATTCTCGCCGGACAGCTTGATATAGGGCGGAGTTCACTCCGCGAAGCCATGAAGCTGCTTGCCTCACGCAACATTGTAACCATCCGGCAGGGATCCGGAACATACGTTGCATCTTCCCCGGGATTAATTGATGATCCCTTTGGTTTCACATTCATATCAGACAAAAAAAAGCTTGTGCAGGATCTGCTCGAGATAAGATTTCTGCTGGAGCCTGCCATAGCTGCCATGTCAGCTACCTATTCAGACAGTGGGGATATTAACAGAATCTGTTCATTATGTGATGAGGTTGAAGAACTTCTCAAAACCAAGAAAGACCACACACAGAAAGATATAGAATTTCATACCGCTATTGCCATGGGAAGTAAGAATCTGGTTATTCCAAGACTTATTCCGATAATCAACAGTTCAATTCCTCTTTTTGTCAAAACAACCGGAAACGTGCTTAAGACAGAAACCATTGAAACCCATCGTGAGATAGCCTGTGCAATTGCAGAACATAACGCTGTCAAAGCTCAGGATGCCATGTATACACATCTTATGTATAACCGGAGATGCATTAACAAAACATATGAATAGATGGAGGTAATTTATATGAAGATACCATTTGATGTCAATCTGTCAGGCAAAACCGCCATAGTAACCGGAGGAAGCGGCACACTATGCTCTGCCATGGCATACGGACTCGCTGTAAGCGGTGCTTCAGTCGCACTTATCGGGCGTAATCGTGACAAAATGTCACAGGTTATCAGCAGCTTAACACAGCAGGCAGCGGATGAACAGAACAAATCTACAGTAATCAGAGGCTACACCTGCAACGTCACAGACAAATCCAGCCTTATCAGTACATATGAGACCATCAGGGCTGAACTTGGAAGCTGCGATATACTCATTAACGGTGCCGGCGGCAACCAGCCGGGCGCCATAACAGCAGCGGAGATGCTTGCAAAAGAACCGGGCACGGATGACTATTCATTCTGGGATCTTGACGAAGACAAAATCCGTGAAGTCATGGATCTCAATTTCATGGGAACACTCCTGCCGATACAGGTATTCACACGCGATATGGTTGCAAAGCGCAGCGGCAGCATAATAAATATTGCCTCTGTCTCATCAATTCTTCCGCTGACCAAAGTTGTCACATACAGCAATGCCAAGTGTGCAATACTTAACCTGACACAGTGGCTTGCAACACATTTCGGACAGAGCGGAATCCGCTGCAATGCAATTGCTCCCGGTTTCTACGCCGCCGAACAGAATCACGATCTTTTATTCAACAGTGACGGTACACCCACACCAAGAGCCAGAAAGATTATTGCAGGCACGCCAATGGGCAGATT
This genomic interval carries:
- a CDS encoding HPr family phosphocarrier protein, which produces MIRIPVYLNSMTDAKHLVQIAEKCTDSVDLACGRYVVDAKSMLGVFSLPQFDNVEMCVDEKDKDEVYKKLEQMKLLK
- a CDS encoding GntP family permease, whose amino-acid sequence is MEQTVFVADPTRLLIAAAVGIIVLLVLIIRFKLHPVISMMIAAIVIGVGAGMPLTMISETVEKGVGKTLQGIALLVGLGSMFGGILEVSGGAQRIAKTLIDRLGQRKAGVALGITGLVIGTTVFFEAGVVVLIPLAFSVAKQTKKSTLYYAIPLLAGLASGYAFVPPSAGSVLVADSLGVSLGVMIMVGIPTALICMIVAGVVWGRFIGNRIFTGLPVNVEEIKDDSRELPPFGLVLGVILIPLILILISTVSKYMPIPEGVQNVLSFIGKPFLALTVATLAAMYFLGIRRGYTGAQLKKILDHSLRPVGMILLVIASGGVIRWMLQDSGLGYIIGPALEKSGMPLILVAFFIALLVRASVGSSMVAMTMASGIMATMPAVMATSVLYRAAMCCAICGGATALSHVNDAGFWLVGTFLEIDEKTTLKSWTVMETLIGVTSLAVSLVISIFA
- a CDS encoding FadR family transcriptional regulator produces the protein MMNSESDDRNLPQKISEDIISFILDNHLKPGDRLPNEAILAGQLDIGRSSLREAMKLLASRNIVTIRQGSGTYVASSPGLIDDPFGFTFISDKKKLVQDLLEIRFLLEPAIAAMSATYSDSGDINRICSLCDEVEELLKTKKDHTQKDIEFHTAIAMGSKNLVIPRLIPIINSSIPLFVKTTGNVLKTETIETHREIACAIAEHNAVKAQDAMYTHLMYNRRCINKTYE
- a CDS encoding SDR family oxidoreductase, with amino-acid sequence MKIPFDVNLSGKTAIVTGGSGTLCSAMAYGLAVSGASVALIGRNRDKMSQVISSLTQQAADEQNKSTVIRGYTCNVTDKSSLISTYETIRAELGSCDILINGAGGNQPGAITAAEMLAKEPGTDDYSFWDLDEDKIREVMDLNFMGTLLPIQVFTRDMVAKRSGSIINIASVSSILPLTKVVTYSNAKCAILNLTQWLATHFGQSGIRCNAIAPGFYAAEQNHDLLFNSDGTPTPRARKIIAGTPMGRFGNPEELIGAALFLASDDASGFVNGIVLPVDGGYCAYSGV